In Microplitis demolitor isolate Queensland-Clemson2020A chromosome 9, iyMicDemo2.1a, whole genome shotgun sequence, one genomic interval encodes:
- the LOC128668542 gene encoding uncharacterized protein LOC128668542, with the protein MANVLDIQRPIIFDESIAHYELHAHQPYASSTLNNNDEVRITIQNQNLCILPSKSALHILGKFTKSDNSAVAATTNLVNMGIGHMIKEFRLLMNGVEVDRSSNVGITSLMKGYVSFSPNQLSALENAGWVMEDDVKLTNAAGSFDLLIPLNILSGFAEDYLKVLMNVQLEIVLTISNSDINAYVQQAAGAEEVKLTLQKIEWIVPYVTLSDKEKIQALNYITSDPAISISFRTWELYEYPLLPATSKHIWAVKTSTQLEKQRYVILGFQTARKNDARKNASRFDHCTLRNVKLFLNSQSYPYGDLNLDINDNQYALLYSMYTDFQSTYYNKEAEPLLTKQKFLQEAPLCVIDCSKQNEAIKSGPVDIRLEFESTNQFPQNTTA; encoded by the coding sequence atggctAATGTATTAGATATTCAACGACCAATTATATTCGATGAGTCAATCGCTCACTATGAACTGCATGCTCATCAACCGTATGCATCGTCGACTTTGAACAACAATGATGAAGTTCGTATCACAatccaaaatcaaaatttgtgcATACTTCCTAGCAAAAGTGCACTCCATATTCTTGGGAAGTTTACCAAGAGTGATAACAGTGCTGTCGCTGCCACAACCAACTTGGTTAATATGGGGATTGGCCACATGATTAAAGAATTCCGCTTACTTATGAATGGTGTTGAAGTTGATCGAAGTAGTAACGTTGGTATAACAAGCCTGATGAAAggttatgtatcattcagtccAAATCAGTTGAGTGCTTTGGAGAATGCTGGCTGGGTAATGGAAGatgatgttaaattaacaaacgCTGCAGGAAGctttgatttattgattccactaaatattttaagtggtTTTGCTGAAGATTATCTGAAAGTCCTTATGAATGTTCAGCTAGAGATAGTTCTTACGATTTCAAACAGTGACATTAATGCTTACGTACAACAAGCAGCGGGAGCTGAGGAAGTAAAGTTAactttgcaaaaaatcgagtgGATTGTACCGTACGTCACCCTATCAGACAaggaaaaaattcaagcattaaattatattacaagtGATCCGGCTATCTCAATTAGTTTTCGAACCTGGGAATTGTATGAGTATCCGCTGTTACCGGCAACATCAAAACATATTTGGGCTGTCAAAACATCAACACAACTGGAGAAGCAACGTTACGTCATCCTCGGATTTCAAACAGCAAGAAAAAACGACGCAAGGAAGAATGCGAGTCGATTTGATCATTGTACGCTCCGTAACGTAAAGTTATTCCTGAACTCACAGAGTTATCCGTACGGAGATCTGAATTTGGACATAAACGACAATCAGTATGCTTTATTGTACAGTATGTACACTGATTTCCAATCTACATACTATAATAAAGAGGCTGAGCCACTGTTAACAAAGCAGAAATTTTTGCAAGAAGCTCCGCTCTGTGTTATAGACTGTTCTAAGCAGAATGAGGCAATTAAATCTGGACCAGTAGACATTCGATTGGAGTTTGAATCCACAAATCAATTTCCACAAAACACAACAGCTTAG